The proteins below are encoded in one region of Helianthus annuus cultivar XRQ/B chromosome 2, HanXRQr2.0-SUNRISE, whole genome shotgun sequence:
- the LOC110897575 gene encoding uncharacterized protein LOC110897575, with amino-acid sequence MSLKDSFIYLSLVIPGKKSPGQNVDVFLRPLIDELKHLYDEGIEVYDAYRKENFMMRAILLWTVSDFPAYAMLSGWSTHGNLACPYCMGDTKAFRLHAGGKPSWFDCHRRFLPPSHLFRSDKSGFRDNKSVPSSVGPPPELTGWDLYKQVFNISTVYEGKLYNPKIKDPAFGKTHNWVKKSIFWELDYWPMLLIRHNLDVMHIEKNVFENLFHTIMDTPKTKDNIKARIDVKEYCNPPSLHIWTKNNNKYMKPKASYTLTKPEVLEVCKWLKKVKFPDGYASNIGGCVNVKDGTFYSFKSHDCHVFMQRLLPIVLRGMLPKQIYEPIAELCTFFRVICSKVLHIEDLHKLQKSIVVTMCKLEKIFPPAFFDSMEHLVIHLTNEAILGGPVQFRWMYLYERKLGRLKRTIKNKARVEGSIVESYLVEELSQYCSLYLDSTIKTCVNREPRNFAPNILYSSSTDSRLSIFKHPSRRLYDKGGKTMVLTDKDMHKAHTYILLNCQELHDSGRLFDEEMRASFPNCYQVTLDKKKDEEFAKRLRVYVLNGPENAHLRDIAHGPLTYVRSHKGYLINGYKFHTRTAYHGRVTESSGVYVKGAICNEHESDYYGLLDEILELEYHSSLGSCVVVLFRCTWYDPIKGVRVNPKTNMVDVNSKAIGCVDDPFILASQAHQVYYTPYPSKEKGLKDWWAVVKTTPRGVYELAEDDIVVGDNDNEDVEHFLQENERIICSANNEDLLPIIHEETNVIDEVDDVNDDDNEEDEFEDIHSDDGDEEFEDEDSD; translated from the exons ATGAGTTTGAAAGATTCCTTCATTTATCTAAGTTTAGTTATTCCTGGAAAAAAGAGCCCCGGACAAAATGTGGATGTGTTTCTAAGACCGTTGATAGATGAATTGAAGCACTTGTATGATGAAGGCATTGAAGTTTATGATGCTTATCGTAAAGAAAACTTTATGATGAGAGCCATCCTTTTGTGGACCGTTAGTGATTTCCCTGCATACGCAATGTTGTCTGGTTGGAGCACACATGGAAACTTAGCTTGCCCATATTGTATGGGAGACACAAAAGCCTTTCGATTACATGCCGGAGGAAAACCAAGTTGGTTTGACTGCCATCGGAGATTTCTGCCTCCGTCCCACCTTTTTCGTAGTGATAAAAGTGGATTTCGAGATAATAAATCTGTACCGTCATCAGTAGGACCTCCCCCTGAGTTAACTGGTTGGGATTTGTACAAACAAGTGTTTAACATTTCAACCGTCTATGAAGGTAAGCTGTATAACCCAAAGATTAAAGACCCAGCTTTCGGTAAAACCCATAATTGGGTAAAGAAAAGCATTTTTTGGGAGCTTGATTATTGGCCAATGTTATTAATCCGACACAACCTCGATGTAATGCACattgagaaaaatgtttttgagAATCTATTTCACACAATAATGGATACTCCCAAAACAAAAGATAATATAAAGGCAAGGATAGATGTTAAAGAGTATTGCAATCCGCCATCACTTCATATATGGACGAAGAacaataataaatatatgaaaccTAAAGCATCATACACCTTAACCAAACCGGAGGTTCTTGAAGTATGTAAATGGTTGAAAAAGGTAAAATTTCCTGATGGATATGCTTCAAATATAGGGGGATGTGTAAACGTTAAAGACGGTACGTTTTACAGCTTTAAAAGTCATGATTGCCATGTCTTCATGCAACGATTATTGCCTATTGTTTTAAGAGGGATGCTTCCAAAACAAATATATGAACCCATAGCAGAGCTCTGCACATTCTTCCGTGTCATATGCTCAAAGGTTTTACACATTGAAGATTTGCATAAATTGCAAAAAAGTATCGTTGTAACGATGTGCAAGTTAGAAAAAATCTTCCCACCTGCATTTTTTGACTCAATGGAACACCTTGTTATACATTTGACCAATGAAGCGATTCTTGGTGGTCCGGTGCAGTTTAGGTGGATGTATCTGTATGAGAG GAAGTTGGGTCGATTGAAAAGAACAATTAAAAACAAAGCAAGGGTTGAAGGATCCATAGTAGAGTCATATCTCGTAGAGGAACTTTCTCAATATTGCTCCTTGTATTTGGACTCGACAATAAAGACATGCGTGAACCGTGAACCTCGTAATTTTGCCCCTAACATTCTTTATTCTTCGAGTACGGATTCTCGGTTAAGTATATTCAAACATCCATCTCGAAGATTATATGACAAGGGTGGAAAGACTATGGTTCTGACGGATAAAGACATGCACAAGGCTCATACTTATATACTGCTTAACTGTCAAGAGCTTCATGATTCTGGTCGGTTATTTGATGAAGAAATGAGAGCTTCATTTCCTAATTGTTACCAAGTAACACTTGATAAAAAGAAAGATGAGGAATTTGCTAAGCGGTTGCGGGTTTAT GTTTTAAATGGACCAGAGAATGCACACTTGAGAGATATAGCACATGGGCCTCTCACTTATGTTAGATCACACAAAGGCTATCTGATAAATGGTTACAAGTTCCACACACGAACAGCCTACCATGGGCGGGTCACAGAAAGTAGTGGTGTGTACGTGAAAGGGGCTATTTGTAATGAACATGAAAGTGACTACTATGGATTACTAGATGAGATCCTAGAGTTGGAATATCATAGCAGCTTAGGAAGTTGTGTAGTTGTTTTGTTTAGATGCACATGGTATGATCCCATAAAAGGTGTAAGGGTGAACCCAAAGACTAATATGGTTGATGTTAATTCCAAGGCAATAGGATGTGTTGATGACCCATTTATTCTTGCATCCCAAGCACACCAAGTGTACTATACACCATATCCTTCAAAAGAAAAAGGATTAAAAGACTGGTGGGCTGTTGTCAAGACGACACCAAGGGGAGTTTATGAACTAGCTGAAGATGACATTGTAGTTGGTGATAATGATAATGAAGACGTGGAGCATTTCCTACAAGAGAATGAAAGGATAATATGTTCAGCTAATAATGAGGATTTGCTCCCAATTATTCATGAAGAAACAAATGTAATAGATGAAGTTGATGATGTAAATGATGATGATAACGAAGAAGATGAGTTTGAAGACATTCATTCAGATGATGGCGATGAGGAATTTGAAGACGAAGATTCGGATTAG